The following proteins come from a genomic window of Montipora capricornis isolate CH-2021 chromosome 9, ASM3666992v2, whole genome shotgun sequence:
- the LOC138015470 gene encoding neuronal acetylcholine receptor subunit alpha-7-like isoform X4 → MFWQLYSRVTIRTGVIKNSWQVDIWNTLSKISLKWEILFNLSAERMTDERGAAARLVVSHNGNVSWLNPMLFTSSCEIDITYFPLDDQTCHLKFASWSYSSEFLDVHPKSDTAVLSTYVENGEWILLGVKSKRNVLTYDCCEGTYPDVTYHLELRRRTLFYIMNFILPCVLIAVLTLLVFLLPPESGERMSFGVTVLLSFTILLLMLMAKLPATSKVIPLIAIYYACTIIEVSAAMGMACLMLRLYHPDNSSAPIPAWIRVCVLNYCARLVRLSTSAGRVRQAQIVQEFRQAKLRENRGKEQTNMTVLTDNIFKQEEEETMREEWRMAAIIINRLFAWIYLVTIIITLMAVLLKAPRFRNGQL, encoded by the exons ATGTTTTGGCAGCTTTATAGCAGAGTCACTATACGAACAGGCGTGATTAAGAATAGTTGGCAGGTCGATATTTGGAATACACTTTCCAAGATTTCACTGAAGTGGGAAATCTTGTTCAATTTAAG TGCAGAACGCATGACAGATGAGCGTGGTGCTGCTGCTCGCCTTGTTGTAAGCCACAATGGGAATGTTTCCTGGCTGAATCCAATGCTTTTTACGAGTTCGTGTGAAATTGACATCACATATTTCCCGCTTGATGACCAAACTTGCCATTTGAAGTTTGCCTCCTGGTCTTACAGCAGTGAATTCCTGGATGTTCATCCCAAGAGTGATACGGCGGTCTTAAGCAC GTATGTGGAGAATGGAGAGTGGATTCTTCTCGGTGTGAAATCAAAACGCAACGTATTAACTTATGACTGCTGTGAGGGAACGTACCCGGATGTGACTTACCACCTTGAACTTCGCAGACGCACTTTATTTTACataatgaactttattctgCCTTGTGTGCTGATTGCTGTCCTGACTCTTCTCGTCTTTCTACTACCACCGGAGTCTGGTGAGAGAATGTCTTTTGGCGTTACTGTTTTGCTGTCCTTCACCATTCTTCTGTTGATGTTGATG GCAAAATTACCCGCCACCTCCAAAGTTATTCCACTAATTGCGATTTACTACGCCTGCACTATTATTGAAGTATCTGCGGCGATGGGCATGGCCTGTCTCATGCTGCGCTTATACCACCCAGACAACTCCTCTGCTCCAATCCCGGCATGGATCCGG gTTTGCGTGCTTAATTATTGTGCCAGGTTGGTACGTTTGAGTACATCCGCCGGCAGAGTACGACAAGCCCAGATTGTTCAAGAATTCCGCCAAG CAAAACTGCGAGAAAACAGAGGAAAAGAACAAACCAACATGACAGTTCTTACTGATAACATCTTCAAACAGGAAGAGGAAGAAACCATGAGGGAAGAATGGCGCATGGCAGCTATTATTATCAACCGACTATTTGCATGGATTTATCTGGTCACAATTATCATAACATTGATGGCTGTGCTGTTAAAAGCCCCTCGATTTAGGAATGGCCAGTTGTAG